In Corylus avellana chromosome ca2, CavTom2PMs-1.0, the following proteins share a genomic window:
- the LOC132172011 gene encoding uncharacterized protein LOC132172011, with protein sequence MSVPLFNLAPNLAVSRLCFGTMTFGEQNTLPESFRLLDVAFSAGVNFFDSAEMYPVPQRAETQGRSEEYLGRWINDRKISRDRVVLATKVTGPSGQMSWIRGGPKCLDARNITDAIDNSLLRMRTDYIDLYQIHWPDRYVPMFGETEYDPIRQFSSVGVEEQLGALGGAVDAGKIRYVGLSNETPYGVMKFIQVAERVLGHPRIVSVQNSYSLLCRTFDSGMAECCHHERISLLAYSPLAMGILSGKYFWPDGGPSDARLNLFKGRYSEGESRYNLSNNIIKAATMEYLDIAKKYGLHPVSIAIAFVLRHPLVASAVFGATNLEQLQEVLNAFKVELTSEIIVEINKIHGRFPNPCP encoded by the exons ATGTCCGTACCTCTCTTCAACCTCGCTCCCAATCTCGCAGTTTCAAGGCTCTGTTTCG GAACCATGACTTTTGGTGAACAGAACACCTTGCCCGAGTCCTTTCGCCTCCTTGACGTGGCTTTCAGCGCCGGAGTCAACTTCTTCGACTCTGCAGAAAT GTATCCAGTGCCTCAGCGTGCTGAGACTCAGGGTAGGAGCGAGGAGTACCTGGGCCGTTGGATTAATGATAGGAAGATCTCTCGGGACCGTGTCGTCTTGGCCACCAAG GTTACTGGACCATCTGGGCAAATGTCTTGGATTCGAGGTGGGCCAAAGTGTTTGGATGCCAGGAATATTACTGACGCCATTGACAACAG CTTGCTGCGAATGCGAACCGACTACATCGATCTTTATCAAATTCATTGGCCAGATCG CTATGTTCCCATGTTTGGAGAAACCGAATATGATCCAATCCGACAGTTCAGCTCGGTTGGTGTAGAGGAACAACTTGGTGCTCTTGGTGGAGCTGTTGATGCTGGTAAG aTCAGATACGTTGGTCTCAGTAATGAAACACCATATGGCGTCATGAAGTTCATTCAGGTGGCTGAAAGGGTTCTTGGCCATCCTAGGATAGTATCAGTCCAG AACTCGTATAGCTTGCTTTGTCGAACTTTTGATTCTGGAATGGCGGAGTGCTGTCATCATGAGAG GATTAGCTTATTGGCCTACAGCCCCCTGGCAATGGGCATTCTCTCTGGGAAGTATTTTTGGCCAGATGGGGGTCCATCAGATGCTCGGTTGAATCTCTTCAAAG GGAGGTATTCAGAAGGGGAATCCAGATACAACCTGTCCAATAACATCATAAAAGCAGCTACCATG GAATATCTTGATATTGCCAAAAAATATGGTCTTCATCCTGTCTCCATTGCAATTG CCTTTGTTTTGAGACATCCTCTTGTTGCAAGTGCTGTTTTTGGGGCTACTAATTTGGAGCAGCTTCAGGAGGTTCTCAATGCATTCAAAGTTGAGCTCACATCTGAAATTATTGTTGAAATCAACAAGATTCATGGAAGGTTTCCCAATCCATGTCCCTGA
- the LOC132168927 gene encoding serine/threonine-protein phosphatase BSL1, with product MGSKQWLSPAPTYRSLETYWDKDDDAPGPRCGHTLTAVAPTKSQGPRLILFGGATAIEGGASSSAPGIRLAGVTNSVHSYDVLTRKWIRIKPAGDPPSPRAAHAAAAVGTMVVFQGGIGPAGHSTDDLYVLDMSNDKFKWHRVVVQGQGPGPRYGHVMDLVAQRYLVTVSGNDGKRVLSDAWALDTAQKPYVWQRLDPEGDRPSARMYATASARSDGMFLLCGGRDTSGAPLADAYGLLMHRNGQWEWTLAPGVSPSQRYQHAAVFVGARLHVTGGALRGGRAVEGEAAIAVLDTAAGVWLDRSGLVTSSRTNKGHSEYDPPLELMRRCRHAAASVGVRIYIYGGLKGDILLDDFLVAENSPYQPDMNSPVITSERASPITSSRVNQSNVNPYVTTPSLDGGEEILSSGGLSFSHMDKNSMEKLREASAAEAEAAAAVWQAAQAASATPAEETSVSDDNSQAAETTSDGSDTEADVRLHPRAVVVAKETVGNLGGMVRQLSLDQFENESRRMIPMNNDLSYPTKKFTRQKSPQGLHKKIITTLLKPRNWKPPANRKFFLDSYEVGELCYAAEQIFMHEQTVLQLKAPVKVFGDLHGQFGDLMRLFDEYGFPSTAGDITYIDYLFLGDYVDRGQHSLETITLLLALKIEYPENVHLIRGNHEAADINALFGFRLECIERMGENDGIWAWTRFNQLFNYLPLSALIEKKIICMHGGIGRSIHSVEQIEKLERPITMDAGSIILMDLLWSDPTENDSVEGLRPNARGPGLVTFGPDRVTEFCKKNKLQLIIRAHECVMDGFERFAQGQLITLFSATNYCGTANNAGAILVVGRGLVVVPKLIHPLPPPLQSPETSPERVIEDTWMQELNIQRPPTPTRGRPQPDLDRSSLAYI from the exons ATGGGTTCGAAACAATGGCTGTCGCCGGCTCCGACCTATCGTAGCTTGGAGACCTACTGGGACAAGGACGATGACGCGCCTGGTCCCCGATGCGGTCACACCCTCACCGCCGTGGCCCCCACTAAATCCCAGGGCCCCCGGCTCATCCTCTTCGGAGGCGCTACTGCCATCGAAGGCGGCGCCTCCTCCTCCGCCCCTGGCATCA GGTTAGCGGGTGTCACCAATTCGGTTCATTCTTATGATGTTCTTACCAGGAAGTGGATCAG AATTAAGCCCGCCGGTGACCCGCCGTCGCCCCGGGCTGCGCATGCCGCGGCTGCAGTTGGAACTATGGTTGTTTTCCAG GGTGGGATAGGTCCTGCTGGACATTCCACGGATGATCTATACGTGCTGGACATGTCAAATGATAAGTTCAAGTGGCACAG GGTGGTTGTACAAGGACAAGGACCTGGACCTCGCTATGGCCATGTAATGGACTTGGTTGCTCAAAGATATCTTGTCACTGTCAGTGGCAATGATG gGAAAAGAGTTCTATCTGATGCTTGGGCTTTGGATACGGCCCAGAAACCTTATGTATGGCAGAGGCTGGACCCTGAAGGTGATAGACCTTCTGCTAGAAT GTACGCAACAGCTAGTGCCCGCTCAGATGGTATGTTTTTGCTGTGTGGTGGAAGAGACACTTCTGGCGCG CCACTTGCGGATGCTTATGGGCTGCTCATGCATAGGAATGGTCAGTGGGAGTGGACTCTAGCACCAGGTGTGTCTCCTTCACAAAGGTATCAGCATGCTGCG GTTTTTGTTGGTGCACGGTTGCATGTTACAGGAGGCGCCCTTAGAGGAGGACGTGCAGTAGAAGGTGAAGCAGCTATTGCAG TATTGGACACTGCTGCCGGAGTTTGGTTAGATAGAAGTGGGCTGGTCACCTCTTCGCGCACAAACAAGGGACACTCTGAATATGATCCTCCTTTGGAGCTTATGCGTCGATGTCGCCATGCAGCTGCATCTGTTGGTGTtcgtatatatatttatggtgGTCTCAAGGGAG ATATTCTGTTGGATGATTTTCTGGTAGCAGAAAATTCGCCATATCAGCCTGACATGAACTCTCCTGTAATAACCTCTGAGAGAGCCTCACCGATTACAAGTTCCAGAGTGAACCAATCTAATGTAAACCCTTATGTGACAACCCCGTCTTTGGATGGTGGAGAAGAGATTCTTTCATCTGGTGGCTTGAG CTTTAGCCACATGGACAAAAATTCTATGGAGAAACTGAGGGAGGCTTCTGCTGCTGAAGCTGAGGCAGCAGCTGCTGTCTGGCAAGCTGCGCAGGCTGCATCTGCCACTCCTGCTGAAGAGACATCTGTATCAGATGACAATTCCCAAGCAGCAGAAACAACTTCAGATGGTAGTGATACTGAAGCAGATGTTCGTCTTCACCCGAGAGCT GTGGTAGTTGCTAAAGAGACTGTAGGTAACCTGGGTGGGATGGTAAGACAGTTATCTTTGGatcaatttgagaatgagagCAGACGAATGATTCCAATGAACAATGATTTGTCCTATCCTACTAAAAAGTTCACCAGGCAGAAGTCTCCTCAGGGCTTACATAAGAAG ATTATTACTACATTGCTCAAGCCTCGGAACTGGAAACCTCCTGCCAATAGGAAGTTTTTCCTGGATTCTTATGAAGTGGGTGAGCTCTGTTATGCCGCTGAACAGATCTTTATGCATGAGCAGACAGTCCTTCAACTGAAAGCACCTGTTAAAGTATTCGGTGATCTCCATGGACAGTTTGGTGATTTGATGCGGCTATTTGATGAATATGGATTTCCCTCCACTGCAGGAGACATAAC GTATATTGACTACTTGTTTTTGGGTGACTATGTTGATCGAGGACAGCATAGCTTGGAGACCATAACTTTGCTCCTAGCTCTTAAG ATTGAATATCCTGAGAATGTTCACTTAATACGTGGAAACCATGAGGCCGCTGACATAAATGCACTCTTTGGTTTTCGTCTTGAATGCATTGAGAGAATG GGAGAGAATGACGGAATATGGGCATGGACACGATTTAATCAACTATTCAACTATCTCCCACTTTCTGCACTTATTGAGAAGAAAATTATCTGTATGCATGGTGGCATAGGGAGGTCTATACATTCAGTAGAACAGATAGAGAAGCTTGAAAGGCCAATAACAATGGATGCTGGATCTATAATTTTGATGGATCTTTTGTG GTCTGATCCTACAGAAAATGATAGTGTGGAGGGTTTGAGACCGAATGCTAGAGGGCCTGGTCTTGTCACTTTTGGG CCTGATCGCGTCACTGAATTCtgtaagaaaaacaaattacagCTCATTATAAGGGCCCATGAATGTGTCATGGATGGGTTTGAACGATTTGCTCAGGGACAGTTGATCACTCTTTTTTCTGCTACTAACTATTGCG GGACGGCAAACAATGCTGGAGCTATACTAGTAGTTGGCAGGGGGTTGGTCGTGGTTCCAAAATTAATTCATCCCTTGCCACCTCCTCTTCAGTCTCCAGAGACATCTCCTGAGCGTGTCATAGAGGACACGTGGATGCAG GAACTTAACATTCAAAGACCGCCAACTCCTACTCGTGGTCGACCACAGCCTGACCTCGACCGGAGCTCACTTGCATATATATAG
- the LOC132169085 gene encoding protein PXR1-like — protein sequence MKNRKLKGKENGEKLNGSELIKMKNNKMKNMKRLGGRGLSLEAFINAKSKSDFYNPALIKKQKEFYKNAKNVKKYKKLLKQQSQQRDISLAISLDENETEDGSIMSMNNKNSKNRGIPSLKKMYEQKREKKESTRIEMEALNQAKKEEREKSEARRKSVREKMFKKTHAGQPVMKYRIEHLLETIENSAKN from the exons ATGAAGAATCGGAAACTCAAAGGTAAGGAAAACGGAGAGAAACTCAACGGTTCAGAATTGATCAAAATGAAGAATAATAAGATGAAGAATATGAAGAGGTTGGGTGGGCGTGGCCTTTCTCTCGAGGCCTTCATCAATGCCAAATCAAAGAGCGATTTCTACAACCCAGCTCTGATAA AGAAGCAAAAGGAGTTCTATAAAAATGCAAAGAATGTGAAGAAGTACAAGAAGTTGCTGAAGCAACAAAGTCAACAGCGTGATATTTCCTTAGCTATAAGCCTA GATGAGAATGAAACTGAAGATGGAAGCATAATGAGCATGAACAACAAGAACAGCAAGAATCGAGGTATacccagtttgaaaaaaatgtatgaGCAGAAGCGTGAAAAGAAAGAGAGCACAAGGATTGAGATGGAGGCTCTTAATCAGGCaaagaaggaagagagagaaaaatcagAAGCTCGGAGGAAGTCTGTGAGGGAGAAGATGTTCAAGAAGACGCATGCAGGCCAGCCTGTTATGAAGTACAGAATTGAGCATCTTTTGGAGACTATTGAAAATTCAGCCAAAAATTAA
- the LOC132170246 gene encoding uncharacterized protein LOC132170246 isoform X2, with product MLSLLQDIVPAAGNNINTQFIVLNKGKKTLEGQNKTCLALVADETAAVHFQLWGDECEAFEPGDIIRLTGGIFSCNRKNWLLRAGKRGKVEKVGEFTMAYVETPNMSEIDWIHDPSKSKFVKKAVISPHSRIFPPIP from the coding sequence ATGCTCTCTCTTCTTCAAGATATTGTGCCTGCAGCCGGGAACAACATAAATACACAGTTCATAGTTTTGAACAAAGGCAAGAAAACATTAGAGGGCCAAAATAAGACATGTTTGGCACTTGTTGCTGACGAGACAGCTGCAGTTCACTTTCAGCTCTGGGGAGATGAGTGTGAGGCCTTTGAGCCGGGTGATATTATCCGTCTCACCGGCGGAATATTTTCTTGCAACCGGAAAAATTGGTTGCTGAGGGCAGGCAAGAGAGGGAAGGTAGAGAAGGTGGGAGAATTCACAATGGCCTATGTTGAGACACCCAACATGAGTGAGATCGACTGGATTCATGACCCAAGTAAGTCCAAGTTTGTGAAGAAGGCTGTCATTTCTCCTCATTCACGCATTTTTCCTCCAATACCTTAA
- the LOC132170246 gene encoding uncharacterized protein LOC132170246 isoform X1, producing MRPHHPIFFLFPSATHRRCTQFSPFLPLALALPLKRSLSLSLSDARSIYPSLSTLHLWFGSSVKISLKADTATKQDMLSLLQDIVPAAGNNINTQFIVLNKGKKTLEGQNKTCLALVADETAAVHFQLWGDECEAFEPGDIIRLTGGIFSCNRKNWLLRAGKRGKVEKVGEFTMAYVETPNMSEIDWIHDPSKSKFVKKAVISPHSRIFPPIP from the exons ATGAGGCCAcatcacccaattttttttctttttccctccgCAACACACCGTCGGTGCACACagttctctccctttctccctcTCGCCCTCGCTCTCCCTCTcaaacgctctctctctctctctctctcagacgcTCGCTCAATCTATCCCTCTCTGAGCACTCTCCATCTCTGGTTTGGGTCCAGCGTTAAGATCTCTCTCAAAGCCGATACTG CTACTAAGCAAGATATGCTCTCTCTTCTTCAAGATATTGTGCCTGCAGCCGGGAACAACATAAATACACAGTTCATAGTTTTGAACAAAGGCAAGAAAACATTAGAGGGCCAAAATAAGACATGTTTGGCACTTGTTGCTGACGAGACAGCTGCAGTTCACTTTCAGCTCTGGGGAGATGAGTGTGAGGCCTTTGAGCCGGGTGATATTATCCGTCTCACCGGCGGAATATTTTCTTGCAACCGGAAAAATTGGTTGCTGAGGGCAGGCAAGAGAGGGAAGGTAGAGAAGGTGGGAGAATTCACAATGGCCTATGTTGAGACACCCAACATGAGTGAGATCGACTGGATTCATGACCCAAGTAAGTCCAAGTTTGTGAAGAAGGCTGTCATTTCTCCTCATTCACGCATTTTTCCTCCAATACCTTAA